From the Microbacterium thalassium genome, one window contains:
- a CDS encoding GntR family transcriptional regulator, translating to MSDEPALSVRPVRDRRPLSVQVYDRLVEALRENGHPGDPIAPEIELAAQLGVSRTVLREALRLLEEDGIIERGADPRRRQLAHPSARPPAFNAPLEEMLRATGRMRVDVVRTERLTSTNWSRVLLELDDAEDELLCRESLFHVDGEPVASAVEFVPTREGAVPLALVDRADGAPQTLLASLGAQFRARCVPSLWRMGAAGSAGSRTGFKQVPRGHLTSLTTVLSKSGRPVFLAKYLIRLDAAVLVVGEDPDGPDPLTLDSL from the coding sequence TTGTCCGACGAACCAGCGCTCTCGGTGCGCCCCGTCCGCGACCGACGCCCGCTGTCGGTGCAGGTGTACGACCGCCTGGTGGAAGCGCTCCGCGAGAACGGCCACCCGGGCGACCCGATCGCGCCGGAGATCGAGCTCGCCGCCCAGCTCGGCGTGAGCCGCACCGTGCTGCGCGAAGCGCTGCGCCTGCTCGAAGAGGACGGCATCATCGAGCGAGGCGCGGATCCGCGCCGTCGCCAGCTGGCGCACCCGAGCGCCCGGCCACCGGCCTTCAACGCCCCGCTCGAGGAGATGCTCCGCGCGACCGGGCGGATGCGGGTCGACGTCGTCCGGACGGAGCGACTGACCTCGACGAACTGGAGTCGCGTGCTTCTCGAGCTCGACGACGCCGAAGACGAGCTGCTGTGCCGCGAGAGCCTGTTCCACGTCGACGGCGAGCCGGTCGCCTCCGCGGTCGAGTTCGTGCCGACGCGAGAAGGCGCCGTCCCCCTCGCGCTCGTCGACCGGGCCGACGGCGCACCTCAGACTCTGCTCGCCAGCCTCGGCGCCCAGTTCCGGGCGCGGTGCGTCCCGTCACTGTGGCGGATGGGAGCGGCCGGCTCAGCGGGCTCGCGCACGGGGTTCAAGCAGGTGCCGCGCGGGCATCTGACGAGCCTCACGACGGTGCTGAGCAAGAGCGGGAGGCCGGTGTTCCTCGCGAAGTACCTCATCCGGCTGGACGCTGCGGTCCTGGTCGTGGGCGAGGATCCGGACGGACCCGACCCACTCACGCTCGACAGCCTCTAG
- a CDS encoding carbohydrate kinase family protein has protein sequence MSTPTPVAICGSFSFDSVIAPDGRPLTGKVGGNALWSSLGALISGVAPRIVTVVGDDYPGEVVERLQSAGIDTSAVARIDRAHPVRLTFAHLPDGGRLQPVPAHMLAGMDAATRAQFIDTTTDPETLALGAPTPALVPDAWLDEIAHWHLPLLPLVRHRAMVAHLSGARGTLQTDCPARSDLLDAPYERLEHTVGDIDYFLPSTSDFDVIDPDATIDAVIVRLRDSGAGTIVLKAGADGVLIVDGAERWLVPAHPDEPIDPTGAGDAFCGGFLAGRARGLDIVAAAALGAAAASFAVSVTDPLDLLDVAPSEVEARAHELRAAAHPHVDVLQGGIQ, from the coding sequence ATGAGCACTCCCACCCCCGTCGCGATCTGCGGGTCGTTCAGTTTCGACAGCGTGATCGCTCCCGACGGCAGGCCCCTGACCGGCAAGGTCGGCGGGAACGCCCTGTGGTCGAGCCTGGGGGCGCTCATCTCGGGTGTCGCGCCCCGGATCGTCACGGTGGTCGGCGACGACTACCCCGGCGAGGTCGTCGAGCGGCTGCAGTCGGCCGGCATCGATACGTCGGCGGTGGCGCGCATCGATCGTGCGCACCCGGTTCGCCTGACGTTCGCGCACCTTCCCGACGGGGGACGGCTCCAGCCCGTTCCCGCGCACATGCTCGCAGGCATGGATGCGGCGACTCGGGCGCAGTTCATCGACACCACCACGGACCCGGAGACCCTGGCCCTCGGCGCCCCGACGCCCGCTCTTGTGCCGGATGCCTGGCTCGACGAGATCGCCCACTGGCATCTGCCACTGCTGCCGCTCGTCCGTCACCGGGCCATGGTCGCGCATCTCTCAGGCGCCCGTGGCACGCTGCAGACCGATTGCCCGGCGCGTTCCGACCTGCTCGACGCGCCCTACGAGCGACTCGAGCACACCGTCGGTGACATCGACTACTTCCTGCCGAGCACGTCGGACTTCGACGTCATCGACCCCGACGCGACCATCGACGCGGTCATCGTGCGGCTGCGCGACTCAGGAGCCGGCACGATCGTCCTCAAAGCCGGTGCGGATGGCGTCCTCATCGTCGATGGTGCGGAGCGCTGGCTCGTTCCCGCCCACCCTGACGAGCCCATCGATCCGACAGGTGCCGGGGACGCGTTCTGCGGAGGCTTCCTCGCGGGGCGCGCTCGAGGGCTGGACATCGTCGCCGCTGCGGCGCTCGGGGCGGCTGCGGCGTCGTTCGCCGTCTCCGTCACCGATCCGCTCGACCTGCTCGATGTCGCACCGAGCGAGGTCGAGGCCCGGGCGCACGAGCTCCGGGCCGCGGCGCACCCCCACGTCGACGTGCTGCAAGGAGGCATCCAGTGA
- a CDS encoding TIGR00725 family protein: MIKIGVIGRSWREGEYLPAHVLEAAERVGRGVAASGAALVSGGTGGVMEAACKGAFEAGGLTIGFLPYADPAKANPYVSLVFPTGMGTMRNVLTARCCDAIVMVGGGVGTLNEVTIAYDSGVPVVVVEGTTGWADRLRDAVTDGEWLDDRKVTPLSFVSDPDDAVAIAMERAREPRAGSRLGAFTGWAGQ, encoded by the coding sequence GTGATCAAGATCGGTGTCATCGGACGGAGCTGGCGCGAGGGGGAGTACCTTCCTGCCCACGTGCTGGAAGCGGCCGAACGCGTCGGACGCGGTGTGGCCGCATCCGGGGCGGCGCTCGTCTCAGGCGGTACGGGCGGCGTCATGGAAGCGGCGTGCAAGGGCGCGTTCGAGGCCGGGGGGCTGACCATCGGGTTCCTGCCCTACGCTGACCCCGCGAAGGCCAATCCCTATGTCTCGCTCGTCTTCCCGACGGGCATGGGAACCATGCGGAATGTGCTGACCGCGCGCTGCTGCGATGCGATCGTCATGGTCGGCGGCGGCGTCGGCACGCTCAACGAGGTGACCATCGCCTACGACTCCGGTGTGCCGGTCGTCGTCGTCGAGGGCACGACCGGCTGGGCGGATCGCCTGCGCGACGCCGTCACCGACGGCGAGTGGCTCGACGATCGCAAGGTCACCCCTCTGAGCTTCGTCTCCGATCCCGACGACGCGGTCGCGATCGCCATGGAACGTGCGCGCGAGCCCCGGGCTGGATCCCGGCTCGGCGCGTTCACGGGATGGGCGGGTCAATGA
- a CDS encoding BMP family lipoprotein — protein sequence MNTRRARSRHTALAALSLLAAGALALTSCASSAVTAGDTADDASTTDYVWTMVTDQAGLGDQGFNDLAKLGIDQSAEELGGKAQVLQSSDQSQYVTNLQQAVTTGSTVTTAVGYLLADAIVEVAQANPDSLFTIIDSEALDADGEPLANVAGVLYKEQEASFLTGIVAGLTTETDEIGFVGGMEIPAVLRFYSGFVAGVAAVNPDAVVTPAYVGSFGDSAKGKELALGFYDQGADIVMEVAGGSGIGVFDAAEELGSGNWVVSTDTCKIALAPENFLTSAVKDVAGTVLRENTAAVDGTFEGGTVQLGLADGAVGLCQENLDDISSDILDKVDAATAMITDGSLVPPATPEELEGFSAPTL from the coding sequence ATGAACACCCGGCGCGCCCGATCGCGCCACACTGCCCTCGCCGCGCTGAGCCTGCTTGCCGCCGGCGCACTCGCCCTCACGTCCTGCGCTTCCAGCGCGGTGACCGCCGGCGACACCGCCGACGACGCCTCGACCACCGACTACGTGTGGACGATGGTCACCGACCAGGCGGGACTGGGCGATCAGGGCTTCAACGACCTCGCGAAGCTCGGCATCGACCAGAGTGCCGAAGAACTCGGCGGGAAGGCTCAGGTGCTGCAGTCGTCCGACCAGTCGCAGTACGTCACCAACCTGCAGCAGGCGGTCACGACGGGTTCGACCGTCACGACCGCCGTGGGATACCTGCTCGCCGACGCGATCGTGGAGGTCGCCCAAGCGAACCCCGACTCGCTGTTCACGATCATCGACTCCGAGGCGCTCGATGCCGACGGAGAGCCGCTCGCGAACGTCGCGGGAGTTCTCTACAAGGAGCAGGAGGCGTCCTTCCTCACCGGAATCGTCGCGGGGCTGACCACCGAGACGGACGAGATCGGCTTCGTCGGCGGCATGGAGATCCCCGCCGTGCTGCGCTTCTACTCCGGCTTCGTCGCGGGGGTCGCCGCCGTCAACCCGGATGCGGTCGTCACGCCGGCATACGTCGGCAGCTTCGGCGACTCCGCGAAGGGCAAGGAGCTCGCGCTCGGATTCTACGATCAGGGCGCCGACATCGTCATGGAGGTCGCCGGCGGCAGCGGAATCGGCGTGTTCGACGCCGCGGAGGAGCTCGGCTCGGGCAACTGGGTGGTCAGCACCGACACCTGCAAGATCGCCCTCGCGCCCGAGAACTTCCTCACTTCGGCCGTCAAGGACGTCGCCGGCACGGTCCTTCGGGAGAACACCGCCGCCGTCGACGGCACCTTCGAGGGCGGCACCGTGCAGCTCGGCCTCGCTGATGGAGCGGTGGGCCTCTGCCAGGAGAACCTGGACGACATCTCGTCCGACATCCTGGACAAGGTCGACGCCGCCACCGCGATGATCACGGACGGCTCGCTCGTGCCGCCGGCCACTCCCGAGGAGCTCGAGGGCTTCAGCGCCCCGACGCTCTGA
- a CDS encoding ABC transporter ATP-binding protein produces MTDPAIRLTGITKRFGAVAANENIDLTVLAGSIHGVLGENGAGKSTLMKVLFGMVRPDDGTIEIGGVRVELRSSADALSRGIGMVQQHFSLIGRFTVAENLILGRGPGGRWRRSVGRLDLAAARERTRELSDRFDFGLDPDARCEDLSVGARQKVEIVKALWAGATTLVLDEPTAALSPPEAEELYRLLERLRADGTTVILISHKLPEIMRLCDAVTVLRDGRRVGSREIAEDDRAAGRAAFEADLVQLMIGRPRPSVPERTTLGLPAALRVRGLTLGERFGPIDIDVHGGEILAVVGVEGNGQGTLVDLLTGLARPTGGIVELDGVDITRSTTRRRFGAGIAHIPEDRHERAVADELSLIDNASIGFTTGEPFAASALWLSHRRRRRFAAALIRDQRVRAAGPDVPIASLSGGNQQKLVVGRELARAPRLMIAAQPTRGLDIASTTAVHESLLRLREGGAAVLLLSLDLAEVFEIADRIVVIRQGRIVGEVGIDEADQQQLGEWMSGARSQEDAA; encoded by the coding sequence ATGACCGATCCCGCCATCCGGCTCACCGGAATCACCAAGCGCTTCGGCGCCGTCGCCGCCAACGAGAACATCGATCTCACGGTCCTTGCCGGCTCGATCCACGGCGTGCTCGGGGAGAACGGCGCCGGGAAGTCGACGCTCATGAAGGTGCTCTTCGGCATGGTGCGACCCGACGACGGGACCATCGAAATCGGAGGGGTGCGCGTGGAATTGCGCTCGTCCGCCGATGCTCTGTCCCGCGGGATCGGCATGGTGCAGCAGCACTTCAGTCTCATCGGTCGTTTCACCGTGGCCGAGAACCTCATTCTCGGGAGAGGCCCCGGCGGCCGCTGGCGCCGGAGCGTCGGCCGCCTCGACCTCGCGGCCGCGCGCGAGCGCACACGTGAGCTCTCAGATCGCTTCGACTTCGGGCTCGACCCCGACGCGCGGTGCGAGGACCTCTCCGTCGGAGCGCGGCAGAAGGTCGAGATCGTCAAGGCCCTGTGGGCGGGGGCGACGACGCTCGTCCTCGACGAGCCGACCGCCGCCCTGTCGCCGCCCGAGGCTGAGGAGCTGTATCGCCTTCTGGAGCGGCTGCGCGCCGACGGGACGACCGTCATCCTCATCAGCCACAAACTGCCCGAGATCATGCGGCTGTGCGATGCGGTCACGGTCCTTCGCGACGGTCGGCGCGTCGGCTCGCGCGAGATCGCGGAGGACGACCGCGCCGCTGGGCGTGCGGCGTTCGAAGCCGACCTCGTCCAGCTCATGATCGGCAGGCCCCGGCCGAGCGTGCCCGAGCGAACCACGCTGGGGCTTCCCGCGGCGCTGCGCGTGCGCGGCCTGACCCTGGGCGAGCGGTTCGGGCCGATCGACATCGACGTGCACGGGGGAGAGATCCTCGCCGTGGTCGGTGTCGAGGGCAACGGCCAGGGCACGCTCGTCGATCTGCTCACCGGGCTCGCTCGGCCGACCGGCGGGATCGTCGAGCTCGACGGAGTCGACATCACGCGTTCGACGACCCGCCGCCGCTTCGGAGCCGGGATTGCGCACATCCCGGAGGATCGGCACGAGCGGGCCGTGGCCGACGAGCTCTCGCTCATCGACAACGCGTCCATCGGATTCACCACGGGTGAGCCGTTCGCGGCCAGCGCGCTGTGGCTCTCGCATCGTCGGCGCCGCCGCTTCGCGGCTGCTCTGATCCGCGACCAGCGTGTGAGAGCCGCGGGACCGGACGTGCCGATCGCCAGCCTGTCCGGCGGGAATCAGCAGAAGCTGGTGGTGGGCCGAGAACTCGCTCGAGCACCGCGGTTGATGATCGCAGCCCAGCCCACGCGCGGACTCGACATCGCCTCCACGACGGCGGTGCACGAGTCGCTCCTGCGACTGCGCGAGGGTGGCGCGGCCGTCCTCCTGCTCAGCCTCGACCTCGCCGAGGTGTTCGAGATCGCCGACCGCATCGTCGTGATCCGCCAGGGCCGCATCGTGGGCGAAGTGGGCATCGACGAGGCCGACCAGCAGCAGCTCGGTGAGTGGATGTCGGGTGCCCGATCGCAGGAGGATGCCGCATGA